GCGGTTCGTCGCCGGAGGGAGCGATGCGTCCGCCGCGATGGCCGGAACCGTCGCATGGATTCCCCTTCTCCTCCTCTTCTTCCGTATGCCACCGGTGATCTACTCCCTCGCCGTGGCGCGTCTCCCCGAACCTATCGAGGCGCTCCTGTACGCCCCGGAATATCTGTTCGCTGCCCGCGCGACGGCGGTGCTGCTCATGCTGTTGACCCGTAAGTTCCGCCATCCGACGAAGGGCGCTTCCGAGCCGTGAGCGAGCGATCGAGGAAGCGTCCCGCTCTACGGCGGCCGTTTGGTCCTCTCTCGTCTAAATGTCACGATGATTGCCGCAATCAGGGCGGCCGCTGCGCCCGCACTGACAAGGATGGGCACCCACGGCAGTCCCATTTTCAGCGGGCACGGGGGAGGCGCGGCGAAGACACTTGCCGAAGAAGTCGCCGAGTCTCCCGACGAATCGACGACGGTGAGGGAAGCCGTGTGGAATCCCGTCCCGTTGTAGCTGAAGGTCGCGTCGCGGCCCGCCGAGGTTGCGTTGTCTTCGCCGAACTGCCAGAGGTACGCGTACACGGGCGCGCCTCCGCCCGCCCATCCCTGGAAGCTCACTCGGTTCCACACGGGGGCGTAGCAGAGCCCCACGATGGACGCCGTGGCCAGCGCGTCCAGCGGACCGTTCCCCTCGACGAGGACGGTCATCGAGTAGGTCGCGGTCGCGCGACTCGAGTTCGAGACGTTAAGTCGCGCGAGGTAGGTACCCGGCACGGTGTACGTGTGGGTCGGTTTCGAGACGTTGCTCGAGACCCCGTCCCCGAAGGCCCACGCGTACGAGGCCGGCAGAATGCCCATCCCCGTGAGCGCGAATTCGACGGTCAGCGGTGCGGTGCCAAGTGCGGGAGTCGGTTCCGCGTTG
The Thermoplasmata archaeon DNA segment above includes these coding regions:
- a CDS encoding PKD domain-containing protein; this encodes MGAVGRCVRGVAFLALVVGVALAVAAPAATARGDSPIVPRLASFVARSTASPTYYGPNFFVPTAPLTVFLNASASGGAPPYTYTWDFGDGASQAIQNATHSYGGPGLYVARVTAGDAAGRRATSTVVTGVNSWSGTSWVNAEPTPALGTAPLTVEFALTGMGILPASYAWAFGDGVSSNVSKPTHTYTVPGTYLARLNVSNSSRATATYSMTVLVEGNGPLDALATASIVGLCYAPVWNRVSFQGWAGGGAPVYAYLWQFGEDNATSAGRDATFSYNGTGFHTASLTVVDSSGDSATSSASVFAAPPPCPLKMGLPWVPILVSAGAAAALIAAIIVTFRRERTKRPP